CGATAGGCTCGGACGGCAGTTTTAGGGGACGCGGTAGCAATCCAGATCGGCGGCGTCGGCTTTTGCAGGGTGCGCACCGAAATCGCCGTTGGGGGTATCTGCATGTAGTGACCGCTGTGGGAGAATATCTTTTGCTTTAGACCCTTGAGCAAGATGTCGAGGTATTCTGAAAAGACGGCCGGCGCCTCATCTATATCGACGCCGAAGCGGTCGAATTCGAACTGCTGATATCCGGAACCAACGCCGAGTTCGAGTCGGCCGTTGGCAACGATGTCTGCAAAGCCGATTTCTGCTAGCAGGCGCTGCGGTTGATAGAGCGGCAGCACGCAGACTGCGGTGCCGAGGCGAATGGAACTCGTCAATCCGGCACAGTGGGCTACCATCAGCAAGGGCGACGGGACGAGGCTGTAGTTGTTGAAGTGGTGCTCGGCGAACCAAGCTGTGCTGAAACCAGCCTGCTCCGAAAGAGTGGTCTGCTCTATTGAGTTGCGGATGACGCTATCGGGAGATTGGTGATAGCCGCGCTGGGCGGCCAGAATAAAGGTTGCGAACTCCATGGTGTCTCCTTGTTTGCGGATAGGGACGTGCAGCTCGTGATTGGCCCGGGCGGTCAGTCCGCGCATCTAGTGCTTGGAACGGCCTCGATTCACGAGCATGCTCCCATCATCGACGAAACGACTGGTCGCCGGGTCTGATTGCGCCAGAGCGCCACAGCTGAAACGTGGAAATCCTCAGCTTCGAGTCGCCAAACCCAGTCGCCTCGCCGCTCGCCGACGCCACTTATTCTCCGCGGAAATCGTCCCATCGAGTTCGCTGGGGAACCCTGCGTCTCTGGACGCGGTCCAGCCTCCGTCCACGTGCAGGACCGAGCCGCTGATGTAGGAGGCATCAGACGAGGCCAGGAAGTAGGCAGCTTCGGCGACTTCTTCCGGGTCCCCGGCCCTACCCAAGGGGATCCCCTGTCCGAGCGATGTCTGGTCCATGCCGGTTGTCGTTTCCGACTGGATGCCGCCAGACGCGCGGATGTGGCCTGGAGCGACCGTGGCTGTCCGGATCCCAAGAGGCCCGAATTCGGCCGCCATGCACCGGGTAAGCATGTCTATGCCAGCATTGTATGCGCCGCGGGCATGACTCGTCGCGACAGGTAAGGGGCTGCAACTTGACCCGAGATTCAGGATTACGCTGCCAGGTCGCATCGATACCGCGGCCTCGCGCACGCAGGTGAAGGCACCAGTAAGATTGACATCGAGAATGTCTTTGAGGTCTCCCGGCGCCTCATCAATATCGGAGACGAGTGTGTCATTCATGCCAGCACCGTTGACGAAGACGTCGATGTGGCCGAAGCGCTCCCGCAATTCTTGGAAGAGCGCGACGACCTCGCTCTCGACTGTCCTGTCCACCCGTCTTGACAGGTGCCTGTCACCGAGCAAGTCAGCGAGCTTTGCCGCTGCACCACCGTCTCCATCAGCGATCACGACCGTGTCGCCGTTCGCGGCAAAGCGGTGAGCGATGGCCGCGCCTATGCCTTTAGCGCCGCCCATGACGACTACCGTTCGCGCATCGGTGCCTTCGATCGGGCGTGAGAGCTCTGCTCCGGGCGCCCCACCCCGCGCCGGGTACGCACCCCCCGGCTGGTTGAATGACATCCAGCCACCATCGACCACAAGCGTCGTTCCGGTGATGTAACCTGCCTGTTCGCTGGCCAGAAAACGCACAGCCCGCGCGATCTCGTCGGGACGAGCCAGTCGGCCTATTGGTACGCGGCGCCTTATTGCGCCGACGTCGACCTTGCCAGTTCGCTCTAGTTCCGCGACCATTGGCGTGCGAACGTAACCTGGCGCTACCGCTGTCACGCGGATGCCGCGCGAAGCCCATGCGCACGCCAGCGATTTCGTGATTGAGATCAGAGCCGCTTTCGAAGCGGCGTAGCCATTGCGCTTCGGGTTGCCAAGGAGGCCAGCCATCGAAGCAACATTGACGATGGCGGCGCCAGGTTTCATCAGCTTCGCGGCTTGGCACGCCATCGAATACGGCCCGATGAGGTTTACTGCTAGAGCGCGTTGAAAATCTTCGACACGAGTATCGGCGGTCGCAGCCATGGTAGGCCCTATCCCTGCATTATTGACAAGCACTCCAATGTGCGAGAATCGTTCTGCGAGAAGGGTATGGAATGCGACGACATCGTCCTCTCGCGACACGTCCAGCTCAAGGCCGAGGTGGGGCTGACCGAGATCACGGCCTAGTTCAATGACGCCGCTGCGCGGGAGGTCCACCGCGACGACAGTGTCTCCATTCGTAGCGAAAGTATCGACCAGCGCACGGCCGATACCCCCTGCGGCACCTGTGACGATGATGACCCGTCCCGACTGAACCGAGCAATCGTCAAGGCGCGTCCTCTCCGCACAAGCGCTGGCAGCAGGAAACGGAGCGTAGCGTCGTATCATGGTTCTTCTTCTCCACTGGCAATCGGGTTCTTTGGATGATTTTTCGGGGGAGTGCGCCGCTTCGAAAGTTCGTAGACGGGATCATTCGGATACGGTGCCCCAATCGGCTGGCGAAGACCGAACCGCTCTGTTTCCGAAGACGTCGGAGGCCTCTGTTCTTCGACCCAATCATAGACCACAGCGCGTTCGGCGATGCGCCACTCCCCTTCCCGTTTCTGAAACAGATCACAGTAGCGTCCGCACAGGAGCACCTGCTTCATCTCGCCTGACTCGTGGGGACCGCGCTGCAGCGCGGTGAAGTAGCTCTCGACGACGGCCTCTGCCGGGCCCAGGAACTCGATCATTATGTTTGCAAGCTGGTGGATGTTGCGCGGCTGGGTCTTGAAGTGGCTAAGCGCAAACTGAATGAACCCACCGGCAGAGCCGGAGTAACTCCCGTGATTGTCACGGGCATCGGGCCAATAGCAGCTGCGCAAAGCAGCCTCATCTGCCCGGTCGATTCCTCGACAGTAACGATAGAGACAGTCGCGGATTGCTTCTCGGTCGAAGAGTTGAGTTATGCTTGTTTGATTCATGGGCTCTATAGAGGTTCTGAACATCTATGAAGCGTGTCCACGGAGCAGGCTTTATCGGCAAGGATTCGCGCATCCGCCGCGCCATGCTCGCGCTCGGCCCGCAAGGATCGGAACACGGAGTCTTCGAGATTTCCCCAAAAGGGCTCTTCTACGGTCTTTCTCACCTTGTTCTTCCTTTCGTTTACGACGGTCCACTTTGAAGTGGCACTCGAACACTCGAGGCTGCAGGCGTGTGCTCACTGGCAACCTGCCGCCGCCGCCCAATGGGGCTAGTTCAAAGTTCATGCCAATTTGGCCGACAGGCCAGAACTGAACTTTATAGTTTCCTGTTCAGCTACTTAGCGCAAGGGCCCTAAACAAGCCTGTGTCGTAAGACCGACAAAGGCGACAGTCATCGTAAGGCCTTTCAAGCCGCTGTTAAGGGCACCGAGCGATGAGGCGTTCTGCGTGCTGGCCGGGGCCCGATCAGGCCCAAGTCAGAACGAGATCCTTGATCCCGAAGACATGACCGCCATGGGTAATCGGCGCAGTGCCTTCCTTGATGCGGAAAGCTGGGATGCGCGCCAACCATTCACGTAGGCCGATGACAATTTCTCGCCGTGCAAGGTGCGCTCCGAGGCAAAGGTGTGGACCATAGCCAAAGGCGGTGTGGTGGTTATCGTGTCGGGCCAGATCGATAGTGTTGGGGCACTCGAATTCATCGGGATCGCGATTACCAATCATCGTGGCGCAAGAAACATAATCACCCTTGCGGATCGGCACGCCTTCGAACTCGATGTCCTTCGTGGCCACGCGGATCATCTGAACGGTTGAATAGGCGCGCAGCAACTCTTCAGCGGCGAGCGCGACCCGATCCGGTTCATTCCGCAACAACTCCTGGTCCTTTGGATTGCGTGCAAGATAGGCCAAGTCAAAGGCTATGGCGGCTGCGACCGTGTCGAGTCCCGCGACCAAGAAAAGCACACCGATGCCACGGACTTCCTCTTCTGTTAAGGAGCGGCCCTCAATTTCCGCCTGCACGACGAAGGTCATGAAATCGACAGCTGGGGCCTTGCGGCGCCTCGCTGCAACTTCGTCAATGAAGGCAACGATCGATCGGGCTGCTGCCGTTCGCTTGTCCGCGTTGCCGTGGAGCAAATCGCTTACCCAGCCGACAAAGACTTCGGAGCGCCTCTGCGAAAGCCCCAGAAAGCTAAGGAAGACGCTGACCGTGAAGGGCACGGCAAAATCCTTCATGACGTCACAGCTGGTTTTCTCTGTCGCTATGCCGTCGATCAGCGCGCCTGCTCTGTCGCGGATAGTCGGCTCCAGTGCCACCACCCGCTTGGACGAGAACAGAGGTTCTAGCAGTGCACGAAACACGCCATGAGCCGGTGGATCCAGTTCGAGCGGGATGACCGGCCAGTGTTCGCCCAGTGCGGAGGCGAAGATGCTGCGATGGCTGGAAAAGGTCCCTGTATCCCGCAGCACCCGGCGCTGGTCTCTCGCGCGTGTGATGACCCAGGTGCCTCGTCCGTCGCGCGTGTTGTCAGGAGAGTAAAAGATAGGTGGGCCGTCATGAGCGCAAGCCACGGCAGCATGCGGATCCCCGTTAGGCGTCGGCGCCATGCCTGGCGAGGTGAAAAGACTGAAGTCCCGCACCAGTCCGGGCGGAACATGATCTGGAATGGGATTGGTCTTCACTCGCGTTCTCCTTCTGTCAAACACTCATCAACTGCGCCCGGACGCCGGCACGGTCTGGATCGTCGCCTTGCCTGCAAGGGCAGTTGCAAGCTGCGCTGGGGCAAGCTCGTTTTCCCATTTGGCCACCACAACCGTTGCAACCGCATTACCGATTAAGTTGGTGAGCGCCCGGCATTCGGACATGAAGCGGTCGATGCCGAGGATCAGCGCCATGCCGGCGACCGGTACCGACGGAACGACCGAGAGAGTGGCAGCCAGCGTGATGAAGCCGGCGCCGGTGATGCCGGCCGCACCCTTGGAGCTCAGCATGGCGACAAGCAAGAGCAGGATCTGGTCGCCGTAGGAGAGCGACGTATCGGTCGCTTGCGCGATGAAGAGCGCCGCAAGCGTCATGTAGATGTTGGTGCCGTCGAGGTTGAAGGAATAGCCGGTCGGGATGACGAGGCCGACCACCGAACGCTTGCAACCCGCCTTCTCCATCTTGTTCATGAGACCCGGCAGCGCGGCTTCGGAGGACGAGGTGCCGAGCACGAGCAGCAACTCCTCCTTGATGTAGCGGATGAGCGAGATGATCGAGAAGCCATTGTAGCGCGCCACCGCGCCGAGCACGACGAAGACGAACAGGAACGAGGTCAGGTAGAAGGTGCCGATCAGCATGGCCAGGTTGGCGATCGAGGCGATGCCGTACTTGCCGATGGTGAAAGCCATGGCGCCGAAGGCGCCGATCGGAGCGGCCTTCATGAGGATCGCGACGAGGCGGAAGATCGGCAGCGTCAGCGCCTGCAGGAAGTCGACGACGGGCTCGGCCTTCTTGCCGGCCGTGGCGAGCGAAATGCCGAAGAGCACTGAGATGAACAGCACCTGGAGGATGTCGCCTTCGGCGAAAGCACCGGCCAGCGTCGTCGGGATGACGTTTATCAAGAAGCCCGTAACCGACTGCTCATGGGCCTTCTCGGCATAGCTCGTGACCGCCTTCGCATCGAGCGAAGCCGGGTCGATATGCATGCCGGCGCCTGGCTGCACCACATTCGCGATCATCAGGCCGACGACGAGCGCCAGCGTCGAGAAGGTCAGAAAGTAGATCATCGCCTTGCCGGCGACGCGGCCGACCTTGGCGAGGTCGGTCATGCCGGCAATGCCGGTCGCGACCGTCAGGAAGATGACTGGCGCGATGATCATCTTGACGAGCTTGATGAAGGCGTCGCCGAGTGGCTTCAATTGGGTGCCGAGCTCGGGATAGAAATGCCCGAGCAGGATGCCCGCGGCGATCGCGGCCAGGACCTGGACATAGAGATGGCGATAAAAAGGTGTCTTGGCGCTGACCTCCGCGGAATGTTCTGCGATCAACATGATATCCTCCACATGGTGAATGCGTGTGTTGTCAACCGAGCATGATGAATTGGCGAAAAGGCCTCGCAGCGGTTACAGCCGGCGTAGGCGGCCCTATTTGACCTCCACGCGAACACTTTCGCCTTCCTCGGGGCAAAAGCAGCTCTCCAAGTCCTTGCATTCCCGGCAAGTGGGCGCCGTGCACAGCGAAAAGCCCTCAGCCTCACAGAGCTTGCGGTAAAGGTATCGCTTCCATCGCATGTTGTCGGTATTGCCGGCCGCAAGCGTTGGGAAATGTGTGGCGAGCAATCGGCTGAGTTCGACCCGATCGAAAAGACCAAGCTCCCTCCAGAGATGGTCGTGCCGCAGGGCACGGCGGGCTATGATCTTGGCGAAACGTACGCTTGCCGAATCGCCCGCTCGAGCATGCGCAAGCAGCAGATCCCGCAGAAGTTCCTCCTCCAGGCCGGGCTCCACATCGCTTACCTCTACCAAGCGAAATGCGTGAATAGTTGGGGCGGGGAAACTGCCGTTCAGAATGTCCCGCAGCTCGGCTTGCGTGAGGCCCGTTGCCTCTGTGGCAGTTGCCTCGCCGGCATCGATTTCCTCGAGTGCGCGCGAGAGGACACACGCAAGCACGTACTGATCGAAATCCATTTCGAGGTCTACAGGCGGCCAAGGCCCGAGGCCAAGCAGTTCAGATAATTGTCGCCAACCGGGCCGGTCGGACATTCTGACTCCGAGTGTTGCTCTGCCTTTCGGCAAAGTGCGGACTTCAGCTAGATTTGACATGTTCCGTTCCTTCCCTTTTCGTTCCACACACCGGAGCGCCCGCGAGGTGCTTGCCGCACGACAATTCTTGCCGCGTCGTGCCGGGGAAGTTTCAAAACTCGTGCCAATCGAGTCTGTTGAGGCAAAGAGTAACTTTGTGGTTGCCATTCAAGGACTAAATGAAGGTCTGCTAGGAGGCGCAGTTGAATGCGGCCGTGTCGGAAAGACGACAAGGACGATATGAGATGTCGGTTCCCTGCCAAAAGCAGCGGCCGGATTCTTTAACCGGACATCCTGAACCGTCGATCGGCAGTCTCCGGAAATTTCGGCTTTGCAGGCGGTAGCGTTGGTAGGTGCGAACGGCCGCGAGGCGATGGCGCGGCGGGTTGACGCCCTAGAAGGTGCGTATGCTGGGAGCTAATGCCAATGGCCGATACGCGCACACCAACATGGCGCGCGACAAAGCAGTCCTGTTGCAGCTTGGATGTCAAGTGGCACGGCGCTTGCTGTCCGCTCGTTGGCAGCCGACAAGCTGCCAATCAAGTAACGGTGTTTCGCAAGAGGATCCAGAGCCGGCGAATGCACCATTCTTGTGTAAGGAGCAATGCTGATGCCCATGGAAGAAGGAGCAATGCTGATGCACGTGAAAAAAAGAATCCCCTTCGTTGCCTTTCGCACGCGCGTTCGCGACGAGACAGTGGAGGGGCCAAATCCATACCGGTGGGAAGTCAAAACAACCGACGATTACTTCAGTGGCAAGCGCGTCGTTCTGTTTTCGCTTCCAGGTGCGTTCACCCCGACCTGCTCAACTCACCAATTGCCCGATTTTGAGAAGCTTTATGACGAATTCCGGAAGGCCGGAATCGAGTCGGTCTACTGCCTGTCAGTCAATGATGCCTTCGCGATGAATGCGTGGGGCAAGGCGTTGGGCGTAGAGAAGGTCAAGCTTATACCGGATGGTTCCGGCGAATTCACTCGCAAGATGGGCATGCTGGTCGCAAAGGACAATCTTGGCTTCGGGATGCGCTCTTGGCGCTACGCTGCCGTGATCAATGATGGCGTGGTGGAGCAATGGTTCGAAGAGGAGGGCTTCTCGGACAACTGCGAGTCTGATCCCTATGCGGTCTCTTCTCCGCAGAACATTCTTGAAACTCTGAGGACTCGCAATACCGCATCCGCCTCAAGCGGTCCTCGACAGGATTTTGATACTTCGGTGTGAACTTTCCAGCCCAACGTTCTGGAGCCCGGGCGCTGAGTTTGAGCCCCGCAGCTGGCGGGTCGCCACTAAACGGCCCTCGTCCATCGCACTCTCACTGATCCCCGCGTCGCGGGAAATCGGAGTTCTAGGGCCTCTGCAACCCGTCCCGGTTCGCCGCTCCTGGATACCTGCAACGGCACCCCGTCATCGTGTGGAGCTGCCCTGCCTCGCGGGGGCGGGAGACGCTCAACGCTCCCGCACGCCGTCATTTGAGAGACCATACCCAGACTACGGTAGTCGATAAACAAAAGTAGAGGTCAACAACCATGTACAAGATCGCCGCTTTAACGCTTGCGCTATGCATTCAAGGGGGAGCGGCACTCGCCCAGGCGCCGGTGAGCGAATCTGGCGCGGTGAATTCTCCGCTAGAGCCGGCCGATTTCGAGCGGGCGCTCACGATCGGCGATCGCTACGGCCGGCTCGCTGTCAATGTTCCCGATGGCCTTTTCTGGACAAACGAGGGCGAAGAGTTCATCTATCGCCGAACCACCCACGGCCGGCACGAGTTCATACTGGTCAATGCCGCCACGGGAGAGAAGCGGCCGGCCTTCGATCAGGTCCGCCTCGCGGCGGCGCTGAACAAGGCGAGCGGCCAGAGCTATGAGCCCGGCGATCTCCCGTTCACCCGTTTCGCCCTGACGGACGATGGTCGCAGGCTCGACTTCCTGATTAAACAGGGCCGTTGGAGCTGCAGCCTTGCGAGCTATGCCTGCACGTACACCAGCTTGGACCCAGCCGCTTCGCACTTTCGGCAGCTCAGGTACAACTACACGCCACCGGCACAGAATAATCCCGAGGAGAGGAGCCCGTCGCCCGACGGCAAATGGATCGCCTATATCAAGAACTACAATGTCTTCCTGCGCAGCAAGGATGGAACGCAGGATGTCCCGCTTAGCTGGGACGGGTCGGAGGGCGATTACTACGTCTTTTCGACGCTGAGCTGGTCTCCGGACTCTCGCCACATCGCGGCTTACCGCATTCGCCCGGGCTACAAGCGGGAGGTCAGCTATGTCAATTCGTCTACGACGAACCAACTCCAACCCGAGTATTCGTCAACAGTCTATCCCAAGGCAGGTGATGTCCTGCCGCTTCCGCAGCCGGTACTGTTCGACATTGCCAGCCGACGTCAGATCACGATCGACAATGCGTTATTTCCGAACCCTTTCCAGCTTTCCCCTCTCCGTTGGTGGGAGGATAGCCGCGGCTTCACCTTCGAATATAACCAGCGCGGCCATCAGCTCTATCGTCTGGTCGAGGTCGACGGCGCCACCGGTCGCGCGCGCTCCCTAATCGATGAGTCCAGCAAGACCTTCGTCGATTACCGGCCGCTGGTGAGGAACGAGCAGGATACCGGGAAGACCTTTCGTTACGATATCGGTGATGGGAAGGAGATCATCTGGGCGTCCGAGCGCGACGGTTACGAACATCTATACCTGTTCGACGGCCGGACGGGCGCGCTCGAGAATCAGATCACCCGCGGTGATTGGGTGGTCCGAGCAGTCGACTATGTCGATCCGATCAAGCGCGAGATCTGGTTCGAGGCGAGCGGGATGAACCCGGGGGAGGACCCCTATTTCGTCCACGCCTACCGAATCGGTTTTGACGGCAAGGGGTTGACCGAGGTGACACCTGAGCGCGGCAACCACAACATCGAGATGTCTCCCGACGGCCGCTATTATGTCGATCTCTGGTCACGCACCGATGTGCCTCCGCACATGGTGCTGTACCGCGCCAGCGACAATGCCAAACTGATGCAGGTCGAGACCGCCGATATTTCCGAGCTCCTTGCCGCTGGCTGGCATCCACCGGTCAGTTTCCATTCCAAGGGCCGGGACGACAAGACCGACATCTGGGGCGTCATTCACCTGCCAGCCGACTTCGATCCGAAGAAGAGGTACCCGGTGGTGGAGCACATCTATGCGGGGCCGACCGGCTCCTCCGTCCCCAAATCCTTCTCCACGTCGGTGGAGCCACTCACGCAACTAGGCTTCATAGTCGTTGAGATCGATGGCATGGGCACCAACAACCGCTCGCGCGCCTTCCACGATGTCACCTGGAAAAACCTGAAGGATGCGGGCTTTCCCGATCGCATCCTGTGGCACAAGGCGGCGGCGGCGAAGTTTCCGTGGTACGATATCTCCAATGTCGGAATTTTCGGCGCGTCCGCTGGGGGTCAAAATGCAGTTGGCGCGCTGCTTTTCCACCCCGAGTTCTACAAGGTCGCGGTCGCCAACAGCGGTTGCTACGACAACCGGATGAATCAAATGTGGTGGAACGAACTGTGGATGGGCTGGCCGGTCGGGATTGAATATCAGCAATCCTCCGACGTCGACAACGCCTACAGACTTCAAGGCAAGCTGATGCTTGTTGTCGGCGAAATGGACCAAAATGTCGATCCGTCCTCCACCTTTCAGCTTGCCGATCGACTCATCAAAGCGGGGAAAGATTTCGAAATGGTCTATGTGCCAGGTGCCGACCACGATGCTCCTGGCGCCTACAGCGAGCGAAAACTCCTGGACTTCTTCGTTCGCAACATTCTCGGGCAGAACCCACCCAACTGGAACGCTATACCGCTCGAACTGCCGAAGAACGAACCATGGCGACGCTGACAGCGACAGCTTCTGAGCGGAATGATCGGCAGAGCATGGGGCTTCTACTCACGCTGAAGCAAAACCGCCATGAAGCGTCTTAGAGGGTGCCGCTGGACAGCGCGAACGTCTCGTTCGCCACGCCAGCGGCACCATCCGTGCGCGTTGGTCGCAACTCCGCCCGAAAACGTGCGCCTTCCCCGGTTCACACACATCTGCGCTGTGACCGAACAAATCCGCGCCTCACAATCCGGCGCGGGATAATCGCCTCCCCATGCCGGCGACCACTGAGGGCCATACCCATCCGAATTTTCGCGATCACTCGCATACTGTCGGCTTTATCACTGGACCGAATAGCTTGACGCAGGGGATTGTCTCGGGGCGTATTGAGGTGGGACAATTTAGTCGATAGCGACCGGTAGCAGAACCCCGCTTCTCCCAACGTTCATCACGGGATCGAAGCTTGCGCGCGACTGAAAACCGGCTAGGCGGCCACCGAATACATAGCAGTCAATGCCATACGCCATTTTCTCGATCGACCGGCTTGGCGCGTGCAAAGCCGTAACGTCCCCCGGTCTGATGTACTCTTGAACAACGTACGGGTTGCGGGCGGCCCGGTCAATGTGTTCCTCCCATACATCGGAAGATGTGAAACGGCCAACCAAGACATCCTCGCCACGGCTCGCGTTAGAGGGCTTCAGAACAAGATTAGCCTTGTTCTGCCGGATGTAGCCGATGAGCTCGATCCTATCCCGTTCTGGGTCAGTCGTTGCTCCCGGTCTAACAACACGAGTCCATGGAACGTGTCGTGCAATCAGTTCGATCTGCTCGGCCGTAAAGTTCGAGCTGTAACGATCGTCGCTGAGTACAGCGAGGATCGCCTTGTCGGCTAACACCCACTGGGAGATCCAGGGGTTTATCGAAACCACATCTTGAGCCGCGCAGGCGTGTAGGTAATCGTCATGTTCCCTGGCTTCAATGAAGTCCCTGGCATCGAGTTTACTGTATATAAGCTCAATCACTTCGCCGTCCGGCCCGACAAGCCCACGAGGTGTTCGCTTGATCGCGCTAACATCCACCAACGCTGCTCTGGCGCCCGCGTGTCTTAGACCTCTCACAATCCAATCCACTTCATTTGCATATCGCCCGCGATAGTTGACTACGGCGGCAGTTCTGAGTTCGGTGCCGGTCACGGCTCGATAGGCAGACACCAACTCCTGGACAAAGCAGTTCGGATCCTTCGCGAAGGGCTGCTTGCTCACGTCCAGCGACAGACCACGTGTCAATGGATTGGGTATACGGCTCCAGATTTTTGCGGCCAGGCCGTTCTG
This genomic stretch from Sinorhizobium arboris LMG 14919 harbors:
- a CDS encoding LLM class flavin-dependent oxidoreductase, with translation MEFATFILAAQRGYHQSPDSVIRNSIEQTTLSEQAGFSTAWFAEHHFNNYSLVPSPLLMVAHCAGLTSSIRLGTAVCVLPLYQPQRLLAEIGFADIVANGRLELGVGSGYQQFEFDRFGVDIDEAPAVFSEYLDILLKGLKQKIFSHSGHYMQIPPTAISVRTLQKPTPPIWIATASPKTAVRAYREGHNLFVTAFHDGLETLGMLRGIIETAAASEGKKVRDAKISLLRCCYASDDSAEINSYLDNARFQRRLSEALHQRRQQSQDGYLLEETPTHQDLSFDTMRKNLPIGSINRVIDRLLEEIDVLKPDQIAIQTQLGDLDQKTMLRQIELWGDRIIPAVQKSLGQADA
- a CDS encoding SDR family oxidoreductase, which gives rise to MIRRYAPFPAASACAERTRLDDCSVQSGRVIIVTGAAGGIGRALVDTFATNGDTVVAVDLPRSGVIELGRDLGQPHLGLELDVSREDDVVAFHTLLAERFSHIGVLVNNAGIGPTMAATADTRVEDFQRALAVNLIGPYSMACQAAKLMKPGAAIVNVASMAGLLGNPKRNGYAASKAALISITKSLACAWASRGIRVTAVAPGYVRTPMVAELERTGKVDVGAIRRRVPIGRLARPDEIARAVRFLASEQAGYITGTTLVVDGGWMSFNQPGGAYPARGGAPGAELSRPIEGTDARTVVVMGGAKGIGAAIAHRFAANGDTVVIADGDGGAAAKLADLLGDRHLSRRVDRTVESEVVALFQELRERFGHIDVFVNGAGMNDTLVSDIDEAPGDLKDILDVNLTGAFTCVREAAVSMRPGSVILNLGSSCSPLPVATSHARGAYNAGIDMLTRCMAAEFGPLGIRTATVAPGHIRASGGIQSETTTGMDQTSLGQGIPLGRAGDPEEVAEAAYFLASSDASYISGSVLHVDGGWTASRDAGFPSELDGTISAENKWRRRAARRLGLATRS
- a CDS encoding nuclear transport factor 2 family protein; protein product: MNQTSITQLFDREAIRDCLYRYCRGIDRADEAALRSCYWPDARDNHGSYSGSAGGFIQFALSHFKTQPRNIHQLANIMIEFLGPAEAVVESYFTALQRGPHESGEMKQVLLCGRYCDLFQKREGEWRIAERAVVYDWVEEQRPPTSSETERFGLRQPIGAPYPNDPVYELSKRRTPPKNHPKNPIASGEEEP
- a CDS encoding cytochrome P450; the protein is MKTNPIPDHVPPGLVRDFSLFTSPGMAPTPNGDPHAAVACAHDGPPIFYSPDNTRDGRGTWVITRARDQRRVLRDTGTFSSHRSIFASALGEHWPVIPLELDPPAHGVFRALLEPLFSSKRVVALEPTIRDRAGALIDGIATEKTSCDVMKDFAVPFTVSVFLSFLGLSQRRSEVFVGWVSDLLHGNADKRTAAARSIVAFIDEVAARRRKAPAVDFMTFVVQAEIEGRSLTEEEVRGIGVLFLVAGLDTVAAAIAFDLAYLARNPKDQELLRNEPDRVALAAEELLRAYSTVQMIRVATKDIEFEGVPIRKGDYVSCATMIGNRDPDEFECPNTIDLARHDNHHTAFGYGPHLCLGAHLARREIVIGLREWLARIPAFRIKEGTAPITHGGHVFGIKDLVLTWA
- a CDS encoding dicarboxylate/amino acid:cation symporter, which gives rise to MLIAEHSAEVSAKTPFYRHLYVQVLAAIAAGILLGHFYPELGTQLKPLGDAFIKLVKMIIAPVIFLTVATGIAGMTDLAKVGRVAGKAMIYFLTFSTLALVVGLMIANVVQPGAGMHIDPASLDAKAVTSYAEKAHEQSVTGFLINVIPTTLAGAFAEGDILQVLFISVLFGISLATAGKKAEPVVDFLQALTLPIFRLVAILMKAAPIGAFGAMAFTIGKYGIASIANLAMLIGTFYLTSFLFVFVVLGAVARYNGFSIISLIRYIKEELLLVLGTSSSEAALPGLMNKMEKAGCKRSVVGLVIPTGYSFNLDGTNIYMTLAALFIAQATDTSLSYGDQILLLLVAMLSSKGAAGITGAGFITLAATLSVVPSVPVAGMALILGIDRFMSECRALTNLIGNAVATVVVAKWENELAPAQLATALAGKATIQTVPASGRS
- a CDS encoding nitrogen fixation protein NifQ, translated to MSNLAEVRTLPKGRATLGVRMSDRPGWRQLSELLGLGPWPPVDLEMDFDQYVLACVLSRALEEIDAGEATATEATGLTQAELRDILNGSFPAPTIHAFRLVEVSDVEPGLEEELLRDLLLAHARAGDSASVRFAKIIARRALRHDHLWRELGLFDRVELSRLLATHFPTLAAGNTDNMRWKRYLYRKLCEAEGFSLCTAPTCRECKDLESCFCPEEGESVRVEVK
- a CDS encoding peroxiredoxin, which codes for MHVKKRIPFVAFRTRVRDETVEGPNPYRWEVKTTDDYFSGKRVVLFSLPGAFTPTCSTHQLPDFEKLYDEFRKAGIESVYCLSVNDAFAMNAWGKALGVEKVKLIPDGSGEFTRKMGMLVAKDNLGFGMRSWRYAAVINDGVVEQWFEEEGFSDNCESDPYAVSSPQNILETLRTRNTASASSGPRQDFDTSV
- a CDS encoding S9 family peptidase encodes the protein MYKIAALTLALCIQGGAALAQAPVSESGAVNSPLEPADFERALTIGDRYGRLAVNVPDGLFWTNEGEEFIYRRTTHGRHEFILVNAATGEKRPAFDQVRLAAALNKASGQSYEPGDLPFTRFALTDDGRRLDFLIKQGRWSCSLASYACTYTSLDPAASHFRQLRYNYTPPAQNNPEERSPSPDGKWIAYIKNYNVFLRSKDGTQDVPLSWDGSEGDYYVFSTLSWSPDSRHIAAYRIRPGYKREVSYVNSSTTNQLQPEYSSTVYPKAGDVLPLPQPVLFDIASRRQITIDNALFPNPFQLSPLRWWEDSRGFTFEYNQRGHQLYRLVEVDGATGRARSLIDESSKTFVDYRPLVRNEQDTGKTFRYDIGDGKEIIWASERDGYEHLYLFDGRTGALENQITRGDWVVRAVDYVDPIKREIWFEASGMNPGEDPYFVHAYRIGFDGKGLTEVTPERGNHNIEMSPDGRYYVDLWSRTDVPPHMVLYRASDNAKLMQVETADISELLAAGWHPPVSFHSKGRDDKTDIWGVIHLPADFDPKKRYPVVEHIYAGPTGSSVPKSFSTSVEPLTQLGFIVVEIDGMGTNNRSRAFHDVTWKNLKDAGFPDRILWHKAAAAKFPWYDISNVGIFGASAGGQNAVGALLFHPEFYKVAVANSGCYDNRMNQMWWNELWMGWPVGIEYQQSSDVDNAYRLQGKLMLVVGEMDQNVDPSSTFQLADRLIKAGKDFEMVYVPGADHDAPGAYSERKLLDFFVRNILGQNPPNWNAIPLELPKNEPWRR